From a single Anomalospiza imberbis isolate Cuckoo-Finch-1a 21T00152 chromosome 16, ASM3175350v1, whole genome shotgun sequence genomic region:
- the EPN2 gene encoding epsin-2 isoform X1 → MTTSSIRRQMKNIVNNYSEAEIKVREATSNDPWGPSSSLMTEIADLTYNVVAFSEIMSMIWKRLNDHGKNWRHVYKALTLLDYLIKTGSERVAQQCKENIFAIQTLKDFQYIDRDGKDQGINVREKSKQLVSLLKDDERLKTERAQALKTKERMAQVATGVGSNQITFGRGSSQPNLSTSYSEQEYGKSGGSPASYHGSTSPRVSSELEQARPQTSGEEELQLQLALAMSREVAEQEERLRRGDDLRLQMALEESRRDTIKIPKKKEHTTLLDLMDALPSSAPAPPKTEPWGPPAAAAAANQTDPWGGSTAAAPASDPWQSFGAKPAASVDPWAAPAGSTAQPLAKNVDPWAPAQPSSTAAKSSVDPWGSAPANKPLSTSGSTSFDLFSNLNGTVKDDFSEFDTLRTSKKPAESGSTLPSQHSGTTSPDLFESQHSSGTSGKQSTARKTPESFLGPNAALVNLDSLVSKPPQPVTSLNPFLAPGAAAAATPINPFQVNQPQPLTLNQMRASPVMGSSPSFSAVPPMSMEPIPLSSMAPVPVGMAPLPAMGTIRMGQGLSIAGSMPQALHSTGMPPAASQAANTTNPFLL, encoded by the exons atgacGACTTCGTCTATCCGACGGCAGATGAAGAACATTGTCAACAATTACTCAGAGGCCGAAATAAAAGTTCGGGAAGCAACCTCGAATGACCCCTGGGGTCCTTCCAGTTCGTTGATGACTGAAATAGCAGATCTGACCTACAATGTTGTGGCCTTTTCTGAAATTATGAGCATGATCTGGAAACGACTGAATGACCACGGCAAGAACTGGCGACACGTCTACAAAGCCCTCACTCTCTTAGATTACCTGATTAAAACTGGGTCCGAGAGGGTGGCCCAGCAGTGTAAAGAGAATATTTTTGCTATCCAGACATTGAAAGATTTTCAGTACATCGATCGAGATGGGAAAGACCAGGGCATCAACGTGAGGGAGAAATCCAAGCAGCTGGTGTCCCTTCTGAAGGACGACGAGCGCCTCAAGACAGAGAGGGCCCAAGCCCTGAAGACCAAAGAACGGATGGCTCAGGTGGCCACTGGGGTGGGCAGCAACCAGATCACCTTTGGCCGAGGCTCCAGCCAGCCCAACCTGTCCACCAGCTACTCAGAGCAGGAGTATGGAAAGTCTGGAGGGTCCCCAGCATCCTACCACGGCT CGACGTCCCCTCGGGTGTCCTCGGAGCTGGAGCAGGCGCGGCCCCAGACCAGCGgcgaggaggagctgcagctgcagctggcgCTGGCCATGAGCCGGGAGGTGGCGGAGCAG GAGGAGCGCCTCAGACGCGGGGACGATCTGAGATTACAGATGGCTCTGGAGGAGAGTCGCAGAGACACAATTAAAATTCCCAAAAAGAAGGAG CACACCACCTTGTTGGACCTGATGGATGCCCTGCCCTCCTCGGCACCTGCCCCGCCCAAAACCGAGCCCTGGGgacctcctgctgctgctgctgctgccaaccAGACGGATCCCTGGGGAGGATccacagctgcagcccctgcctctgACCCCTGGCAATCATTTG GTGCCAAACCAGCTGCTTCTGTTGacccttgggcagcaccagcaggatCCACAGCTCAGCCTCTGGCAAAAAATGTGGACCCTTGGGCTCCTGCTCAGCCATCTTCTACTGCAGCAAAATCTTCTGTGGATCCTTGGGGATCAGCACCTGCAAACAAACCTCTCTCTACTTCTG GAAGTACATCTTTTGACCTCTTCAGTAATTTGAATGGTACAGTTAAAGATGATTTTTCTGAATTTGACACACTTCGAACTTCCAAAAAGCCAG CTGAATCAGGTTCCACTCTGCCATCTCAGCACAGTGGTACCACGAGTCCTGATCTCTTTGAGTCCCAGCACTCGAGTGGGACATCGGGCAAACAGAGCACGGCCCGGAAAACCCCGGAGTCCTTCCTGGGCCCCAACGCTGCCCTGGTGAACCTGGATTCTCTGGTGTCTAAGCCACCACAACCTGTTACTTCTCTGAACCCATTCTTGGCACCAG GTGCCGCTGCTGCAGCGACTCCAATCAACCCCTTCCAGGTGAACCAGCCTCAGCCTCTGACCCTGAACCAGATGAGAGCGAGTCCCGTGATGGGCAGCAGCCCCTCCTTCAGCGCCGTGCCCCCGATGAGCATGGAGCCAATACCTCTGTCTTCCATGGCCCCCGTGCCCGTGGGGATGGCACCGCTGCCGGCCATGGGCACCATCAGGATGGGCCAGGGGCTCAGCATTGCAGGATCAATGCCCCAAGCTCTGCACAGTACAGGAATGCCGCCAGCAGCCTCCCAGGCTGCAAATACAACTAACCCTTTCCTCCTATAA
- the EPN2 gene encoding epsin-2 isoform X2 produces the protein MTTSSIRRQMKNIVNNYSEAEIKVREATSNDPWGPSSSLMTEIADLTYNVVAFSEIMSMIWKRLNDHGKNWRHVYKALTLLDYLIKTGSERVAQQCKENIFAIQTLKDFQYIDRDGKDQGINVREKSKQLVSLLKDDERLKTERAQALKTKERMAQVATGVGSNQITFGRGSSQPNLSTSYSEQEYGKSGGSPASYHGSTSPRVSSELEQARPQTSGEEELQLQLALAMSREVAEQEERLRRGDDLRLQMALEESRRDTIKIPKKKEHTTLLDLMDALPSSAPAPPKTEPWGPPAAAAAANQTDPWGGSTAAAPASDPWQSFGAKPAASVDPWAAPAGSTAQPLAKNVDPWAPAQPSSTAAKSSVDPWGSAPANKPLSTSAESGSTLPSQHSGTTSPDLFESQHSSGTSGKQSTARKTPESFLGPNAALVNLDSLVSKPPQPVTSLNPFLAPGAAAAATPINPFQVNQPQPLTLNQMRASPVMGSSPSFSAVPPMSMEPIPLSSMAPVPVGMAPLPAMGTIRMGQGLSIAGSMPQALHSTGMPPAASQAANTTNPFLL, from the exons atgacGACTTCGTCTATCCGACGGCAGATGAAGAACATTGTCAACAATTACTCAGAGGCCGAAATAAAAGTTCGGGAAGCAACCTCGAATGACCCCTGGGGTCCTTCCAGTTCGTTGATGACTGAAATAGCAGATCTGACCTACAATGTTGTGGCCTTTTCTGAAATTATGAGCATGATCTGGAAACGACTGAATGACCACGGCAAGAACTGGCGACACGTCTACAAAGCCCTCACTCTCTTAGATTACCTGATTAAAACTGGGTCCGAGAGGGTGGCCCAGCAGTGTAAAGAGAATATTTTTGCTATCCAGACATTGAAAGATTTTCAGTACATCGATCGAGATGGGAAAGACCAGGGCATCAACGTGAGGGAGAAATCCAAGCAGCTGGTGTCCCTTCTGAAGGACGACGAGCGCCTCAAGACAGAGAGGGCCCAAGCCCTGAAGACCAAAGAACGGATGGCTCAGGTGGCCACTGGGGTGGGCAGCAACCAGATCACCTTTGGCCGAGGCTCCAGCCAGCCCAACCTGTCCACCAGCTACTCAGAGCAGGAGTATGGAAAGTCTGGAGGGTCCCCAGCATCCTACCACGGCT CGACGTCCCCTCGGGTGTCCTCGGAGCTGGAGCAGGCGCGGCCCCAGACCAGCGgcgaggaggagctgcagctgcagctggcgCTGGCCATGAGCCGGGAGGTGGCGGAGCAG GAGGAGCGCCTCAGACGCGGGGACGATCTGAGATTACAGATGGCTCTGGAGGAGAGTCGCAGAGACACAATTAAAATTCCCAAAAAGAAGGAG CACACCACCTTGTTGGACCTGATGGATGCCCTGCCCTCCTCGGCACCTGCCCCGCCCAAAACCGAGCCCTGGGgacctcctgctgctgctgctgctgccaaccAGACGGATCCCTGGGGAGGATccacagctgcagcccctgcctctgACCCCTGGCAATCATTTG GTGCCAAACCAGCTGCTTCTGTTGacccttgggcagcaccagcaggatCCACAGCTCAGCCTCTGGCAAAAAATGTGGACCCTTGGGCTCCTGCTCAGCCATCTTCTACTGCAGCAAAATCTTCTGTGGATCCTTGGGGATCAGCACCTGCAAACAAACCTCTCTCTACTTCTG CTGAATCAGGTTCCACTCTGCCATCTCAGCACAGTGGTACCACGAGTCCTGATCTCTTTGAGTCCCAGCACTCGAGTGGGACATCGGGCAAACAGAGCACGGCCCGGAAAACCCCGGAGTCCTTCCTGGGCCCCAACGCTGCCCTGGTGAACCTGGATTCTCTGGTGTCTAAGCCACCACAACCTGTTACTTCTCTGAACCCATTCTTGGCACCAG GTGCCGCTGCTGCAGCGACTCCAATCAACCCCTTCCAGGTGAACCAGCCTCAGCCTCTGACCCTGAACCAGATGAGAGCGAGTCCCGTGATGGGCAGCAGCCCCTCCTTCAGCGCCGTGCCCCCGATGAGCATGGAGCCAATACCTCTGTCTTCCATGGCCCCCGTGCCCGTGGGGATGGCACCGCTGCCGGCCATGGGCACCATCAGGATGGGCCAGGGGCTCAGCATTGCAGGATCAATGCCCCAAGCTCTGCACAGTACAGGAATGCCGCCAGCAGCCTCCCAGGCTGCAAATACAACTAACCCTTTCCTCCTATAA